A window of Shewanella mesophila contains these coding sequences:
- a CDS encoding flagellar protein FlaG, whose amino-acid sequence MDINTVNASNATTAKIDIGASAIKFRTEQDSELNPNAIIQAVDESQKAEDAKGDKPQQSPEEMQKLVAELSDMMSVMRKGLAFKIDEDSGTNIVSVMDVDSGDIIRQIPNEEALELAQKLSEVTGLLMKTEA is encoded by the coding sequence ATGGATATCAACACAGTCAACGCATCTAATGCCACAACTGCTAAAATTGATATAGGCGCATCTGCGATAAAGTTTCGCACTGAGCAGGATTCAGAGCTTAATCCTAACGCTATCATTCAAGCGGTCGATGAAAGTCAAAAAGCTGAAGATGCAAAGGGTGATAAGCCCCAGCAGAGTCCTGAAGAGATGCAAAAGTTAGTCGCTGAGCTTTCAGATATGATGTCAGTTATGCGTAAAGGACTCGCGTTTAAGATAGATGAGGATTCTGGCACAAATATTGTTAGTGTAATGGATGTTGATTCGGGTGATATTATCCGTCAAATTCCGAATGAAGAAGCACTAGAGTTAGCCCAGAAGTTATCTGAAGTAACAGGGTTATTGATGAAGACAGAAGCATAG